From Candidatus Pedobacter colombiensis, one genomic window encodes:
- a CDS encoding TlpA disulfide reductase family protein, with protein sequence MTISSYTTVLIGALIVGSLIKPKASGQLQKQQFSFTIRGTIEGKNVVKNAIIYDRNHKTIGKVPIKDGSFKFTGMYPESNAEMTPAYYVLCSNQDSLERGDEGISKLIYLDPEVEVKFHSGTLKYEINGGAMNRLANAFQEQKTYFQKEYDSLVKVIQQQATQSVEGLSSAKIEELQTYYKFRSFSRTDSAYLSMIKANPSSPVSLDHFRGLVTTSSVSIKDARRIFEGLDSNIRASNAGKKMDEKIKKEEKISFVKYKYPPKLPLNANMYNFTVPDTKESLVQSKDVITQHKYTLIEFWSTYCIPCISEMPNLIEAKKMYKEKGFEVMTVSLDHQDDLGRWKGMVAALKMDSFVNTNDVGKRLGTSLNIKQIPVNYLVDSNGKIIAHNLRGSALEKKLAELLN encoded by the coding sequence ATGACAATAAGTTCGTACACCACAGTACTCATCGGTGCCCTAATTGTGGGCAGTTTGATCAAACCGAAAGCTTCAGGACAACTTCAAAAGCAACAATTCAGTTTTACGATCCGGGGAACAATCGAAGGTAAAAATGTTGTCAAAAATGCAATAATATATGACCGGAATCATAAAACTATTGGAAAAGTTCCAATTAAGGATGGATCTTTCAAGTTTACAGGCATGTATCCTGAAAGCAATGCAGAAATGACACCTGCCTATTACGTACTGTGTTCCAATCAAGATTCGTTGGAGCGTGGCGATGAGGGTATTTCCAAACTGATATATCTAGATCCCGAAGTCGAGGTCAAATTTCATTCGGGCACGTTAAAGTACGAGATAAACGGCGGAGCTATGAACCGATTGGCTAACGCTTTTCAGGAACAAAAAACTTACTTCCAAAAAGAGTACGACAGCTTGGTAAAGGTTATTCAACAGCAGGCAACACAAAGTGTAGAGGGGCTGAGTTCTGCTAAGATAGAGGAACTACAAACCTACTATAAATTTCGCAGTTTCAGCCGGACAGATAGTGCCTACTTAAGTATGATAAAAGCTAATCCAAGCTCTCCGGTTTCCCTTGATCATTTCCGAGGTCTTGTAACTACCTCAAGCGTATCTATAAAAGATGCAAGGCGCATTTTTGAGGGACTGGATTCCAACATTAGGGCTAGCAACGCGGGAAAAAAAATGGATGAAAAAATCAAAAAAGAAGAGAAAATTAGCTTCGTAAAATATAAATATCCACCTAAACTACCATTAAATGCAAACATGTATAATTTTACCGTGCCGGATACAAAGGAGAGTTTGGTGCAAAGCAAGGATGTGATTACACAGCATAAGTATACACTCATTGAGTTTTGGTCGACCTATTGTATCCCATGTATTTCAGAGATGCCCAACTTGATCGAGGCAAAAAAAATGTATAAAGAAAAGGGATTTGAGGTGATGACGGTATCACTTGACCATCAAGATGATCTCGGACGTTGGAAAGGTATGGTCGCCGCACTTAAGATGGATTCGTTCGTTAATACAAATGATGTGGGAAAACGCCTGGGCACAAGTTTAAACATCAAACAAATTCCCGTGAATTATTTAGTGGATTCGAATGGTAAGATCATAGCCCATAACCTCAGAGGCAGTGCCCTAGAGAAGAAACTCGCTGAGCTCCTTAACTAA
- a CDS encoding AAA family ATPase, translated as MDFNGYINTVQLDSQSVLSNGYPFNIPSIKKFKKLNFHPKVTYLIGENGMGKSTLLEAIAIGLGFNAEGGSKNFNFATQSTHSDLHRYLKFSKGIHRMKDGFFLRGESFYNVASQIDELDKEPGGGASIISSYGGKSLHEQSHGESFWALFMNRFGGSGLYILDEPESALSITRQMAMLAQMDKLINKRSQFIIATHSPIILAYPDATIYQMTPDGIHKVTYKETDIYQLYKGFLDNPDQMTSILIDKRDRL; from the coding sequence ATGGATTTTAACGGATATATCAATACGGTTCAATTAGACTCGCAAAGTGTCCTTTCCAATGGGTATCCTTTTAATATTCCCAGTATAAAGAAATTTAAGAAGCTAAACTTTCATCCGAAAGTAACATATTTGATTGGTGAAAATGGAATGGGGAAGTCGACCTTATTGGAAGCGATTGCAATAGGTTTAGGCTTTAACGCGGAAGGAGGGAGTAAAAATTTCAATTTTGCTACCCAGTCTACACATTCTGATTTGCACCGATATTTGAAATTCAGCAAAGGAATTCATAGAATGAAAGATGGTTTCTTTTTAAGAGGAGAAAGCTTTTACAATGTCGCTTCCCAAATAGACGAGCTGGATAAAGAGCCAGGGGGAGGTGCCTCTATCATCAGTTCCTACGGTGGTAAATCTTTGCACGAGCAATCGCATGGCGAATCGTTTTGGGCACTGTTTATGAATCGGTTTGGAGGTTCGGGACTGTATATTTTGGACGAGCCAGAGTCTGCGCTCTCGATCACGCGTCAAATGGCTATGCTTGCTCAAATGGACAAATTGATCAATAAGCGCTCTCAATTCATTATTGCCACTCATTCACCGATTATACTTGCCTATCCAGATGCGACAATCTACCAGATGACACCTGATGGAATACATAAAGTAACATACAAAGAGACGGACATCTACCAATTGTACAAGGGCTTTCTGGACAATCCTGACCAAATGACATCTATATTGATAGATAAAAGAGATAGACTCTAG
- a CDS encoding RNA polymerase sigma-70 factor, with protein MENYSSYSDEELTVLLKSDNKIAFTELYNRHWKRLFGIAYNRLKNIQAAEDIVHDVMVSFWNNREKVEISNLSAYLATATKYMILQKIRKEQRRLTYSQSMESSDETDNINLEDSLHFKNIMQLIQEEINQLPEKCKIIFKYSREEHLSIKEIAGKLNLSTSTVENQLNKALGRLRIVMKNIHLLLFFTFL; from the coding sequence ATGGAGAATTACTCCTCATATTCTGATGAAGAATTAACTGTATTATTAAAATCGGACAATAAAATTGCCTTTACCGAATTGTATAACCGGCATTGGAAGCGCTTATTTGGTATCGCCTACAACCGTCTAAAGAATATACAGGCCGCAGAAGATATTGTACATGATGTTATGGTCTCCTTCTGGAACAACCGGGAAAAAGTAGAAATCTCCAACCTCAGTGCCTACCTGGCTACCGCGACCAAGTACATGATCTTACAGAAGATCCGGAAAGAACAACGTCGCCTGACATACAGCCAATCCATGGAAAGCAGCGACGAAACAGACAATATTAACCTCGAAGACAGCTTGCATTTCAAAAACATCATGCAATTGATCCAGGAAGAAATCAACCAGCTACCAGAAAAATGCAAAATCATTTTTAAATACAGCCGGGAAGAACACCTCTCCATCAAGGAAATTGCCGGCAAGTTAAACCTATCCACAAGTACTGTTGAAAATCAACTCAATAAAGCATTAGGTCGACTCCGGATCGTGATGAAAAACATCCATCTCCTGCTCTTTTTTACTTTTCTATAA
- a CDS encoding FecR family protein: MQASEQIIKAIHNYLEGKATPQEKAMVQDWYYAFDDTEIEISSETKDLHRQIETRLRNRIHQSIHQKEKSKVQKLKPLWIAAASLFLIFSIGLYFSLKQKPIPPTTLAKKQIIEEIQPGGNNATLTLANGEKINLSNAKIGNLASQAGILITNKQEGQLVYEATSSKGNHSNMTNTIETPNGGQYQITLPDGTKVWLNAASSLKYPVQFATNERRVELSGEGYFEVSKDKSKPFKVVTIKQNIEVLGTHFNVNSYTDEQTIKTTLLEGSVKVNSLIRKTCILQPGQQSILGSNSLQIQLADLERTMAWKNGNFMFDGEDLNSIMRKISKWYNVKVTYQHQPAEVLFTGVVSRSKNLIAVIRALEATGKVHFKVEGNQITVL, translated from the coding sequence ATGCAAGCATCAGAACAAATAATCAAAGCCATCCATAATTACCTTGAAGGAAAAGCTACACCACAGGAAAAAGCCATGGTCCAGGATTGGTATTATGCTTTCGATGATACAGAAATAGAAATCTCCTCAGAAACAAAAGACCTGCACCGCCAAATTGAAACCCGTTTGCGTAACCGGATCCACCAAAGTATCCATCAAAAAGAAAAATCTAAGGTTCAAAAACTAAAACCTCTTTGGATTGCCGCTGCATCCTTATTTTTGATCTTTAGTATTGGGCTCTATTTTAGCCTCAAACAAAAGCCCATCCCTCCGACAACACTTGCAAAAAAACAAATCATAGAAGAAATTCAGCCCGGTGGAAACAATGCAACCCTCACCCTGGCCAATGGAGAAAAAATAAACCTTAGCAATGCTAAAATAGGGAATTTGGCCAGTCAGGCCGGTATCCTCATCACCAACAAACAAGAAGGACAGCTGGTTTATGAAGCCACGTCCAGCAAGGGTAACCATTCCAACATGACCAATACCATTGAAACACCCAATGGCGGTCAATATCAGATTACCCTCCCTGATGGGACTAAAGTATGGCTCAATGCAGCCTCCTCTTTAAAATACCCAGTGCAATTTGCCACAAATGAACGTCGCGTAGAATTAAGTGGCGAAGGTTATTTTGAAGTGTCCAAAGACAAGTCCAAACCATTTAAAGTCGTCACCATCAAACAAAACATAGAAGTTTTGGGCACCCATTTTAATGTAAACAGCTATACAGATGAACAGACAATAAAAACTACACTACTAGAAGGATCCGTTAAAGTGAATTCATTAATACGCAAAACCTGCATTCTTCAACCTGGTCAGCAATCCATTCTTGGCAGTAATAGTTTACAAATCCAACTCGCAGATCTGGAACGCACCATGGCCTGGAAAAATGGAAATTTTATGTTTGATGGAGAAGACCTGAATAGCATTATGCGTAAAATCTCCAAATGGTACAACGTAAAAGTCACTTACCAACATCAACCCGCAGAGGTCTTATTTACCGGTGTGGTGTCCCGTTCTAAAAATTTAATCGCTGTTATCCGCGCTTTAGAAGCTACGGGAAAAGTACATTTCAAAGTAGAAGGAAACCAAATCACCGTTTTATAA